CTGTGGTAATAATCAACGCGCAATGTGCGAGGTTCAGCGGCAAAAACCGCGACCGGCAACATGAGCAACAGAGCAGTCAGTGTTCGGCACATGCGGGATACCTCGCTTAGCTGGGTGACTTCAGACCGTGCTCATCGGCTCGATGGGTGAGCCATCGAAAAAACGGCCAAGGCGGAAATGGGAAAGGTCGATGTCAGTCTGGCCACCGGTCAGCATGGCAGCAAGCGTCTTGCCGGCACCCGGGCCGATACCAAAACCATGGCCGCTGAATCCGGTTGCTATGTGAAAACCCGGAAACGTTTCACTTTCACCCATCACAGGAACGACGTCCGGCGAGGTTTCAACCATGCCGGCCCACGATTCAATGAGCTCTACGTCGGCCAGGGCGGGAAACGTTTCCGCCAGATTGCTTTTGATTTCCCGCAATACGGCCGCATTTGGTGCCGGGTTCAGCACCCGGGTATTTTCGAACGGCGACGGTGCGTCGAGTGACCAGCGTTTCGGTGTGCGCAGTTCTTGCCAGAAATCGCGGCCGATGGACAAGCGCAAAACCTTGAACTCCTGGCGTAGTGCCGGAATAAACTTGCTCGCGTAACGCAGAGTGCTTGGCGTAATGCCGTGATCGAGTATGGAGCCGTGGGCGACGGTATAGCCGCCATCCTGCCGGCGGCGGATACCGATCTTTTCGTCAAACATGCAGCCTTGCAGTAACTCGGGTGCCGGTGCTGTGCGGGCGACGGTGCCGCGGACCCGTAGCTGCGGAACGGAAATGCCCAGCGAGCGGCAGAACATGCTGGTCCAGGCACCGGCCGCACACAATACGACCCGCGTGCGGATTCTGCCGTGTTCGGTGACCACGGCCGATACCGCGCCGGCTTCGCTCTCTATGCCACGAACGGCGCAGTGAGTTAGCACCGTAGCGCCTTCCCGAACGGCGCCTCTGGCAATGGCTGGTGCCGCCTTGTGCGGTTCTGCACGGCAGTCGGACGCCGTATAAATAGCGCCGCGCCATTGTTGGGATGCGTAACTTACCTGCTCATCCAGTGTGGAGCCACTGATGATGCGGGTATCAAGGCCGTGTTCTTTGGCTATGGGTAACCAGGACTCGAGCTCTTCTAGTTGTTCGGCGTTCCGGGCCATGAACAGGCAACCGCATTGCTTGAGTCCAACTTCTTCGCCGATCTGTTCTTCCAGGTCCAGCCAGATACGACGGCTTTCCATCATCATTGGCAGCTCTCTGGGATCGCGACCCTGTTGCCGTACCCAGCCCCAGTTACGCCCGGATTGTTCGCCGGCAATGTGGCCTTTCTCGCACAGGACCACGCGAACGCCCTGACGCGCGAGGAACCATGCGGTGGACACACCAACGATACCGCCACCAATAATCACGATGTCCGCATCGGCGGGTAGCGAGTGCGGTGGATCAGCTGGGCGTTCCCAGGTGGACGATACCTTGTACGAGACGCTGTTCGAATCCATTAGTCGCCTTGCTGTCTATGCTGAAAGAAAGGTCTTGCCGTCCAACTGCTCAGCCCGATACTACCTTGCCCCGCAGTTGTTTCAACGCGTGCTGCAAACCGGCTCTTATCCGGTGGCCGCGCAAGCGCATGAACGCGCGGAACAGAATCGGCATCAAAAAGAGGGTCATCACTGTTGCCACGGCCAGTCCAAACACCATGCTGGTGGCTACCGGGCCCCACAACAGAGACTTGCCACCCAGACCGGTCGCAAGCGAAAACAGGCCCGCTATCGTGGTCAAGGTCGTCATCAGGATCGGCACAATCCGTCGCCGCGATGCGTAAATAATGGCGTGCAAGGGACGCATGCCGTCATTGATACGGGTATTCGCAGCATCGATAAGCACGATTGCCGCATTGACCGCGATACCGGTCAGAGCAACAACGCCATAGAGCGTGTACAGGCTGAGCGGGTTGTTGGTGACGAACAGGCCGAATACCACACCAATAAACGCCATTGGCACCGTGACCAAAATCAACATCGGCTGGAAATAGCTGCGGAACTGGGTGGCGAGGATCAGGTAGATAAGTCCAAGACCAAACAGCAACAGGAACAACATTGCATCCAGGCTCTCCTGAATGTCGTCAAATGCACCGCCAAACTCGAGGTCGGACGTTGGAAAGCCCAGGCGGATCCTGGCCCATTCATCACGGATGAAATTCGTGGCGTCGACTGTATTGGTGGTGCCGGGTGCCAGATCCGCTTCGACCGTAATCGAGCGGCGGTATTGATAATGCCGAACGGTGCCGCTGCTGCGCGCGGTCCGCGTATGGGTCAGCGCACCCAGCGTTGTATTGCCACCGGCTGGCAACGCGATCGGGTCATCGAGGATCGCACGCACATCGCTGACGGTACGCCGGGGCCCGCGGACGCGCAGCTCAATTTTTTCACCGGCACCACGAGTGAAGGAAACGATTTCGCCGTCCAGATGCAAACGAACCAGGCGAGCGACAGTGCCGGGCGTCAGGCCCGCTTCACGGATTGCTGGCTCGTCCAGGTCCAGCGTTAGTTCGTAACGGCCAGGTACGTCGTTGTCCGCAACATTCGATGCGCCCGGAATCGCTTCCACAATAGCCTTCACCGCTTCTGTTGCCGCCCGCAGTTCGTCGAAGTCGTCGCTGCGAACCTTGACACTGACGTCCTTCGCCGCCGGTGGCCCGCCGGTCAGTTCAAAGAACGTAATCTCTGAGTCACCCGGCGTATTGATTGCGATATCCCGCACCGAGTCAACCACTTCCCGCACTGAGCGACCGCCGTTTGCCCGCGGTTGCAGTGATACCTGAATCTGTCCGTACTGATCGCCGAACAATGCTTCGGAATCGGTGAACTTGATACCCGCCATGCTGGTTACGGCGCGAATTTCCTCGTCCCTTAGCAGCGTGCGCACGCGAGTTTCGACACGCACCGTCTGCTCGAGCGTTTTCTCCAGTGGTGCATCCGGTGGCATATCCACATTGATGTAAAACATCCGGATCGGGTCAAAAGTGAAGAACTCAACTTTGACCATGCCCGTACCAACCGCCGCAATCGACAGAAAAAATGCCGCGGCGCTGCCAACGAAAAAGCGGACGGGCCGGCGAAATACATAGGCAAGTGCGCGGGTATAGCGAGTGCGGATAAGGTGGGTCCAACGACCTCGCCAGTGTGTCAGCGTTTCCTTGTAGGTTACTTTCTTTGGTGCGGTTGCAATGACGTGCGACGGCAGTATCCAGAACGCTTCTATCAGGCTGACCAACAATCCGACGGTAACGACCAGCGGAATAACCTGCATGAAGTCACCGAGAATTCCCGGCAACAACATCAGGGGTGCGAACGCCGAAATCGAGGTCAACACTGCAGACGTAACCGGTTTACCGACTTCCGCCAAGGAGTCCAGGGCAGCCGATACCGCTTCCTGGCCGCGCTGCAATCGGTAGTAGAGCGCTTCGACCACGACCACCGCATCATCGACCAGCATACCCAGAACAATGACGATACCGAGCAGCACCGACACATTGAGGGTGCTACCCATCACGTTCAACAACCAGAACGTGCCGGCGATGGAAAAGCCGATCCCCATGGTAACGAAGAGGGCGATGCGCATACCCAGGAAGAGCCAGCAAACACCCAACACGAGAAACAGACCGAGGCCTGCATTGCGTTGCATGACGTCGAGCGCCGAACGGGTCTGCACCGTTTGGTCATCCGACAGGATCAATTCCATACCGTTGGCGGCAAGCACTTCGTTCTTGTCGTTCACATAGGCGTTGATGCGATCAACGAGCTCCAGTGTGTTGGTGAAGCCGACTTTGGTGACGGACATGAAGATTGCAGGGCGGTTATTGAAACTAACCGCTTGTTGCGCTTCCTGTCGGCCACGCCGGACCGTCGCAACACGATCCAGTGGGATTTTGCTTTGCGGTTCGCTGAGTGGTGCTATCAGAAAGTTCGCAAGCTCTTCCGGATCGGTAGTCTTGCCTTCTACCCGAACTAACCAGGCTTCGCTGTCGACGTCGATCTTGCCCGCGGACACATCCTGAAAGGAAGCCCGAACTTGATCAGCCAGGTCCGCCGCGGTTATGCCGTTGGCCGCCAGCTTTACCGGGTCGACTTCAATCTGCAGTTCCGGCTCATTGAATCCAAACGCGCTGACACGGTCCACACCCTTGAGCCGTTCGATCTCTTCTTTGACCAGTTTTGCCTGTTGCCGCAAACGTTCGTCGTCGGCTTGCCCGAGTAACACAACACTTGCTGTAGGGAAGCCGTTCGAGGTGGTAATTTCCATTACGTAGGGGTCTTCAACATCCCCTGGCAATTCGTCGTTGGTCTTACTCTGAATTTCTCGCCGAAGGTCCGTAACCCGCTTGTCGAACTCGCGTTCGGAGAGTTCGCGAAAGCGCACAAGAATATTTGATACGTTGTCCCGGGAACTGCTGGAGACGAAGCGAATGTCCTGCACGTTGCGCAGCGCATCTTCGAGCGGACTGGTAACCAGCTGCTCGACGTCGGCCGCTGTCGCGCCGGGTAAAACAGTGTTGATGCTGACGAAGTTGAAATTGATTTCCGGGTCCTGCTCGCGCGGCATCTGCGAATACGACAGGGCGCCGAGTACCAGCACCACGCCGAACAGGATATTGACCAGTGGGTGATTGGTCAGCAGCGTTCGCATGAATTTCATAGGCGATCGATCTGCAGTTTATCGCCGTCCTGCAGCCTCGATTGACCACGAATCACCAGCAAGGTTGCCGGTGGTAAATCGGCGCTGGCAGGACGGCCTTCTTGGGCATCAGGTAGCGCGACAAAACGTGCAGTGGTGCCATCCGCGACAAAGACGCCGAGCTGACCATCGCGCTGCACGATCAAGGGAACGGGCAACAAGCCGGTCGCCACTTTCCACACGACTTCACCGCTGGTGCCAATGGCCGCAGGAGGCCCGGCAAAACTGAAACGGCCTTTTTGCGTGCGCGCCGCGGCATCGATAACGCCAGCCAGTCGTGCCAAACCGAGTGGCCACGACCGGCCCTGACTTTCGAGGCGCAGGTCTTGCGCGTTCGGCAGGTCGGCGGCGTAACGGGGATCAATGTCTGCGTCGACTTCGCGTGCACTGGTTTGGACCAGCGTCAGTAACGGCGTTCCGGGTTGTGCGAGGCTGCCCACCTGCGCGGCGCGCGCAACGACAGTGGCGTCATAAGGCGCACTGATACGGGTACGAGACAACGCAAGTTGGGCACTGCGAATGCCCAGTTCCTGTGCGGCGCGGTTGGCCCGGAGCACCGCCAGTGTCGTCCGTCGGTCGAGGAGATCATCGTCAGAGATGAAACTGCTTTCGATGAGGTCCTCGCCGCGTTTTAAGCGAGCCGCCGCCTGTTCAATCTGCGCGTCGAGTGCCTGCAACTCGGCTCGGGCCCGGTCCAATGCCAGTTGCGCATCATCACTATCGAGCCGGATCAGGACATCACCTTGCTTTACGGATGCGCCGACATCCTGCTCGACAGCCTCTATCAGCCCCGTAACCTGCGCCGTTATCACTGCTTGGTTAGCCGGTACAACCATCGCGGGCGCGCGGACTTCAAGGTCCAGGAGTTGTTCCGCAAGCGGACCAACCGTCACCGGTATAGCCGCGGCTGTCAGGGTCGAATGTAAGAAGGCAGAGAGCAGGATCAGGCGAGTCAGCAACTTCATTGTTTTTTTCTTTGGCAGAGAGGCACAGGGTCCCGCAACCCGGGGCCCGTAACCTGTTTTCAGAAAGATTGTTGCGGGAGGTGTGCTTTGTTGCACTGCATTATAACCGGGCCAATCGTCGCTAGATACTGTCAACAGCCGCTCGGTGCTTGTTGAGAAATGAAAAAACATGAGCGGGCTACGTGTAGCGGCCAGAATGTCGGGCGTGGCTTGGGGGTTGTTTCCGTTTGGGTCAACGTTGGCTGTCCGGCAACCCGCGAGACCTCGCAACTCTGGCTGCTGGCAAATCCTGCATGAACGGGCTGCTGCAAACCCCGCGGCCATCCATACCGCCACAACAGGGCAAGGCTCTGCGCCGCACTGCAAGCCGCACCTGCGCGGCCGACAAGCGCGGTCAATCAAGTCACTTGCGGCCAGTGTTCAGACCACGACACGATCCTGCCATGGTTTTGCTAGTGAGCGCGGATTGCGTATGCTGATGCCATCCCGTGCAGCCTGAGCGGCTGCACCGAATTGCCGGAATTGTTGACATGCAACTAACAAAAACATTGGGCCTGGCATTGCTGCTGCTTGCGCTGAGCGCTTGCGGCAATCGTGAAGTTCTTGAGCCTTACGCGTCAGCCAATCAATCCACAGTCAGTCTCGCCGGCAACTGGGTCCTGGAAGGAGACTCGGCGGCGATTGCCCGCGAACTGAATCGCGCAATACGGCAAACCGATGGAGTTCGCGACGACCGAATCATGGCGCCACCGCGTCAGGGGCGCTCCCGCAGCGGTGGCAGCAGCCGAGCGCAAGGGGGGCTGACTTACGTGTTCTTTGAGAACGCCGATGCCTTAAAGATCACCCAGACACCTTCGGCGCTGTTCATCAGCTTTAACAGGGCCATTGTTGAAGAATACCGTTTTGGCGAAATGCGCCGGATCAGTGTGGGCCAGGCAGAAGCGCAGCGTGTTTCCGGCTGGGACGGGCCTGATTACGTCGTGGAAACACTTGACCGCTACGGTATGAAAATCAGTGAGCGCTACAGTCTGTCCAGTGACCGCGAGAAGCTTGTCCGGGAAGTGACGTTCCGCGGCCGCAACAATGAATCCGCAACGGTTGTGCAGACGTTCGCCAGAACCACCTGAAGCAAGGCAGCAGGCAAAAAAGGGGAGTGAACCCGGTGCGGACCCGGCGGGAGACTAGGTTGACCGGACTCACTCCCAAACTGCTCAGTGTGTTGTCGCGCGACCTTGCTGATGGTCGCCGTACCTCAGTCCTTTAGTTCGAAGCGGAACAAGGTCTGCACGCCGCTCGTGGGGACCGGTGTGCCATCGATGACCCGTGGCTGGTAACGGAACTTCGCAACAGCGCTTAACGCCGCATTGTTAAATACCGGGTGACTGGAACTCACGATGACGGGGTCACTGACCAGGCCGTCAGCGCCCACGTCGAAGCTCACGACCACTGTCCCCTCGATGCGCTGATTTGCCGCTCGTTGCGGATAGACCGGTTCAATCCGAACCAGGCTGACAAGTGAACTCTCAGTCCATTCCGGCAGCTCGGTGAGCGATGTTTGTGTTGGCGGTAGAGTCCTGGGTGTTGGGACGGTTACCCGTTCTGTCTTCGGGTCGGCGGTAAGTGCCGGAGTGCCGGTCGGTGTCGGCAGGGGCAAGACAATACGTTCCGGCGGCGTTGAGTCCCTCTGTTGCGGCGGCGGCGGTGGCACTGTGACGTCGTGAAATATCGTCGGCAGTCGACCTGTGGTGGGTATCAGTACGTCGTTGCCCGATTTGATCAACTGCTGCATGAGCAGTAACAAACTCGCGGCAATGATGACGCCGGGCGGTGTAGCGGCTACGTATCGGTTAATCATGTCAGGGCCCTCAGAACAGTGACTGTCCAGCCGTGCTTCCCGCCGAGATACCTATCAGTTACAGGTATAGTGTAGATACCTTGAATGGCAATGTATATATTGACATACCTTGAATCTCGAGGCATTCTCCGGAGGATCACTGGCGGGCAGGGCAGAACCATGGCCAAGACCAACCCACCGTTCATGAGTGGCGTCCCCGAACTCCTGTTGTTGCGGCTGCTCGCGCAGCGCGAGATGTACGGCTACGAGCTGGTGCGCTCTATTCGCCAGGTCACCGATGAGGCCATCAAGCTGGGCGAGGGCGTAATCTACCCGGTGTTACACGGTCTGGAACGGGACGGCGCATTGCAGGCCCGTCGCAAAGCCGTGGATGGCCGCACTCGTGTTTATTACTCTTTGACCCACAACGGCAGCAAGCGCCTCGAGCAATTGCAGCAGGAATGGCAGCGCGTGCAGGGGGGAATCAGTGCAGTTCTGGAGGGCGGCGCTCATGCATGACCCCGATTTTCAGCGCTTGTCGGTGCAACTGCAGGCAGCAGGCATCGGCCGTCGGCACGCCGAGCGGTCAGTGGCTGAACTCAAAGATCATTACGCTGATCTGGTGGAGGACTTGCAGAGCCGGGGCCTGGACGCGGTTGCCGCAAGGGCTGAAGCCAGCCGGCAGCTGGGCGATCTTTCCGTGCTTGGCCAACTGTTTGCAAAGGCCCCGAAATTGCGCGCGTGGCCTTATCGTTATCCGGCTCTTGCCCGCTGCCTGTTACCGGTTGCTTGCCTGGCTGTGCTGCCGGTGACACCGGTCATCGCCGGCTGGCAACATGCGTCCGTCGTGATGCGCTGGGCTTTCGCCATGCTCGCAAGCGCGGCCTTTACTGCCATATTGCTGGGATTCCTGCAGCTCTCGATACAGCTAAGCTGAGTCGCCGTCACACTCGATCATCATTTTGCGGCATTGACGTCGGTTGCTGCAGGCAGCTCACGATAGTCCGTCAGCACGGCCTGAACGCGCAGTTTTCCGTCTTTGTGCTGCTCAATCACGATCGGCAAGTAACCGAGTTCGCGGACGCACCAGAGGGTGCTGACCCGCGATGAGTCGTCCGCCTGGTGCTGGATCCCAACGGCGTCGAAACGGCCGAACGGAACCTTGATACGGCGGGTGCCGATATTGGTGACTTTCAAGCGCTTGAGTTCATCCCCGTCGAGCATCGCGTACTGGCCTGCGTCCTTGCCATTGCGCAAGTTCTGCATCAACTGGTATTGAATCGAAACACGGTCGTGCAGTAAGCCGCCGATGGTGAACGCGAAATCCTGCTCGTTGATCACACCGGTGACTTTCCGGTCCTGCCAATCAAAGTCGAAGCTGATCGTCGTCTTCTCTTTGGACAGCGTGTCGATGGACTCGTAATGCCGCGGCCGCAACACGTCTTCATCCACCACAAACTCCGACTGCTCAACGATGCTCCCGTCCATGAACATACTCGCGAACCCGGTTGGCGAAATAACGGAGCGGGCCATATAGGCATCTCCGACGTCAAACACCTGGGTACGCATCGTGCCGCCCAGAACGCTTATTTTCACTTTGTATTCTGCGACGTGGGGTACCAGGACCTCATTGGACAATGCGTTGCCGGTCAACAGCAAAGCGATCAGGCTCGTCAGTGTGTGGACTAAGAACCGATTGTATCGGATCACTGGGATTCCCCTTTCAATGCAGCTTCAGCCGAGCGCATTAACGCGTTGGTCGCCGCCTCGATTGCCTGCCGGTGTTGCTCGAGATCAGCCACGGGTGTAGAGCGGGGTATCGGCATGGGTTCGCCAACCGCAAGCACAACCTTCGCAAACGGCTTTGGTAACAGAAAATTGTCCCACCGACGCAAATACCACGCACGATCGGCTGCGCAGGATATCGGTACAAGAGGGGCATTGCCGATGCGTGCCATCAATACCACCCCCGTCTTGAATTCGTAGATCGGGCCCAACGGTCCGTCGGCGGCGCTCACAATGGAGACGCCACGTTTCATGGCTTGCTGGATATCACGCATGGCCAGTGCGTTCGTGTGTTTCGCCGAGCCACGGACCACGGTGGCACCCCAGGAATGCGCCACGCGTGACGGTACTTCGCCGTCAACGGAGGCCGTAATTATGAAACCCGCTTTGAACCCCCGTTGCAGCCATTCCCGCATCATGTTCAGGCAAATAAACGTGTGCTGATGCCAGTACACCGGCGCGCAGATCGACTCGCTGCTGAGCAATCGCTCCAGCGTGTCGGCACCGATGACGTATTGCTTGCGGTAGGTGGACCACAGCAGCCAGCTGACGCCTTTTAGCACCGGCATGCCTACCCAGTAGTAGAACCGCCGCAACAGTGTCATACGGCGTCTGGAAGCCGCGCTGCGGCGTGCTTCAAGGTCTTCAGGTTGGGTTTGATTGCTCATAGGCGACGGGTTGATTCCGGGTCTTCGCAAAGGCGGCTGAAAGTCGGTTTGCGGCGATGATTGAATGAGAGCCTAACGCAGACACGATGAATATCGGATGAACCGCGCCAGGCCGGCATTCGCATCACAGCGGCGGTGCGCGCGAGTTTGCAGTATGCGGATCAGCCCGGTCAATGTAATAATGCGCCTCAATTTGCCGGACTGTCTGCCTAAAATCCCGATTGATCATGAACTTAGCTAACAGCAACAGCCAACAGGCACCGGGCCCGGAGGGCGTCGTTTCAATTAACGTTGAACCGGCGTCACTGAAAACCCTGCGGGATTTGCAGGCCCGTTACGGCAATGTGGTGGAATTCGAGGCGCCCGGCGACCGCCGCGGCATGTTTATCAACGACCCGGCCTGCGTGCGCCGCCTGTTAGTCCGGCATCACCCCAAATACCGCAAAGGGCGGGGGTTTGAGCGCGTTGAAATGCTGCTCGGCAACGGACTGATAGTCAGTGACGGTGACGTTTGGCGCCGTTCGCGGACCATGATCCAGCCGGCTTTCAGTCGCCAGAACGTGCACCAGCTGGAAGCGCTGATGATCGACTGCACGAAACACAAGCTGGCTGCCTGGCAGTCAGTGGCGGCCGCGGGAGAGGTGCTCAACGTTACCCAGGAAATGAGCGATTTCGCGCTGGAACTCATTTTGCGAGCGATTTTCAGCGACGATTATGAAACGCGTATCCTGAGCGGCGGCGAAAACCCCTTTGCATTTCTTAGCCAGGACGCGACCCGGGATCTGTCAGTGGTACTGAAGCTGCGGCAACTCCGTGAACTATTGCTCGACATCATCGCCAGTCGACGCGCCGGCCATGCGAGCAACAGTTACGATTTTCTGTCGATGTACCTGACCGCGGTCGATAAGCAAGGTCAGGCCTTCAGCGACCGCGAGCTGCTTGATGAACTCATGACTTTGATCGTTGCAGGCTACGAAACCTCTGCCGGTACCCTGAACTGGGCGTGGTACTTACTGGCGCACCACCCCGAGGCGGCCGACAAGCTGCAGGCGGAAGCCGCCGCGTACGGCACGGCTTTCGAAGGTGCCGCGGACGACCCGGCACTGACCGGCTTGAACTGGTCGCAACAGGTGCTGGATGAAACTTTGCGGCTTTACCCGCCGGTCTGGCTGTTTTCCCGTCGTTCACTGGAGAGCGACGAGATTGAAGGCTATGCCATACCGGCCAATGCGGATGTCTACCTTTCGCCGTTTATTCTGCAGCGCAGCAGTGAGTTCTGGAGCGACCCTGACAGTTTCAAACCGGAACGGTTCGGCCCCGACGGGCCATACCAGAAAGGTGATCGGCCATTCTTTCCGTTTTCCCTCGGCCCGCGTCGTTGTCTCGGTGAATACTTCTCATTTCTGGAAATGAAAATTCATCTCGGTATGCTGTCACAGCAATTCCGGCTGTTGCCGGTAACCGAACAACATCCCGGGCTCGACCTGGGTATCAATTTGCGCTCACTGAGCGACATCCAACTCAAACCCGAACTTCGGCACTGAATCGAATGACTCAATTTTCCACGCTCAGCGAGATGCTGCTCGCCCGTCGCGCTAGTACGCATCGCCTGAATTTCATCGATAGCGATAATCCGGAACACAGCGTGTCCTTCAGCGAGCTCGTTGATAGTGCGCTCGGTTGTCTCAAGTCGCTGCAGGACCGCGGATTCAGCGCCGGCGACGAGCTGGTCATCTTCACTGACAGCAACGAGCAGTTTCTCATCGCATTTTGGGCGGCCATCCTCGGCGGCCTCATTCCCGTTCCGGTCGCTGTAGGTATCAGCGACGAACATCGAATGAAGTTGTTCAAAATCCTGCGTCAGTTGCGCAATCCCTCAATTTTCAGCAACGACAATTTGCAGGAGCGACTGCGAACATTCGCAACTGAACAGAAACTCGA
The DNA window shown above is from Woeseia oceani and carries:
- a CDS encoding permease prefix domain 1-containing protein, encoding MHDPDFQRLSVQLQAAGIGRRHAERSVAELKDHYADLVEDLQSRGLDAVAARAEASRQLGDLSVLGQLFAKAPKLRAWPYRYPALARCLLPVACLAVLPVTPVIAGWQHASVVMRWAFAMLASAAFTAILLGFLQLSIQLS
- a CDS encoding lysophospholipid acyltransferase family protein translates to MSNQTQPEDLEARRSAASRRRMTLLRRFYYWVGMPVLKGVSWLLWSTYRKQYVIGADTLERLLSSESICAPVYWHQHTFICLNMMREWLQRGFKAGFIITASVDGEVPSRVAHSWGATVVRGSAKHTNALAMRDIQQAMKRGVSIVSAADGPLGPIYEFKTGVVLMARIGNAPLVPISCAADRAWYLRRWDNFLLPKPFAKVVLAVGEPMPIPRSTPVADLEQHRQAIEAATNALMRSAEAALKGESQ
- a CDS encoding efflux RND transporter permease subunit, which produces MKFMRTLLTNHPLVNILFGVVLVLGALSYSQMPREQDPEINFNFVSINTVLPGATAADVEQLVTSPLEDALRNVQDIRFVSSSSRDNVSNILVRFRELSEREFDKRVTDLRREIQSKTNDELPGDVEDPYVMEITTSNGFPTASVVLLGQADDERLRQQAKLVKEEIERLKGVDRVSAFGFNEPELQIEVDPVKLAANGITAADLADQVRASFQDVSAGKIDVDSEAWLVRVEGKTTDPEELANFLIAPLSEPQSKIPLDRVATVRRGRQEAQQAVSFNNRPAIFMSVTKVGFTNTLELVDRINAYVNDKNEVLAANGMELILSDDQTVQTRSALDVMQRNAGLGLFLVLGVCWLFLGMRIALFVTMGIGFSIAGTFWLLNVMGSTLNVSVLLGIVIVLGMLVDDAVVVVEALYYRLQRGQEAVSAALDSLAEVGKPVTSAVLTSISAFAPLMLLPGILGDFMQVIPLVVTVGLLVSLIEAFWILPSHVIATAPKKVTYKETLTHWRGRWTHLIRTRYTRALAYVFRRPVRFFVGSAAAFFLSIAAVGTGMVKVEFFTFDPIRMFYINVDMPPDAPLEKTLEQTVRVETRVRTLLRDEEIRAVTSMAGIKFTDSEALFGDQYGQIQVSLQPRANGGRSVREVVDSVRDIAINTPGDSEITFFELTGGPPAAKDVSVKVRSDDFDELRAATEAVKAIVEAIPGASNVADNDVPGRYELTLDLDEPAIREAGLTPGTVARLVRLHLDGEIVSFTRGAGEKIELRVRGPRRTVSDVRAILDDPIALPAGGNTTLGALTHTRTARSSGTVRHYQYRRSITVEADLAPGTTNTVDATNFIRDEWARIRLGFPTSDLEFGGAFDDIQESLDAMLFLLLFGLGLIYLILATQFRSYFQPMLILVTVPMAFIGVVFGLFVTNNPLSLYTLYGVVALTGIAVNAAIVLIDAANTRINDGMRPLHAIIYASRRRIVPILMTTLTTIAGLFSLATGLGGKSLLWGPVATSMVFGLAVATVMTLFLMPILFRAFMRLRGHRIRAGLQHALKQLRGKVVSG
- a CDS encoding PadR family transcriptional regulator, whose amino-acid sequence is MAKTNPPFMSGVPELLLLRLLAQREMYGYELVRSIRQVTDEAIKLGEGVIYPVLHGLERDGALQARRKAVDGRTRVYYSLTHNGSKRLEQLQQEWQRVQGGISAVLEGGAHA
- a CDS encoding DUF3108 domain-containing protein, whose protein sequence is MIRYNRFLVHTLTSLIALLLTGNALSNEVLVPHVAEYKVKISVLGGTMRTQVFDVGDAYMARSVISPTGFASMFMDGSIVEQSEFVVDEDVLRPRHYESIDTLSKEKTTISFDFDWQDRKVTGVINEQDFAFTIGGLLHDRVSIQYQLMQNLRNGKDAGQYAMLDGDELKRLKVTNIGTRRIKVPFGRFDAVGIQHQADDSSRVSTLWCVRELGYLPIVIEQHKDGKLRVQAVLTDYRELPAATDVNAAK
- a CDS encoding energy transducer TonB, with the translated sequence MINRYVAATPPGVIIAASLLLLMQQLIKSGNDVLIPTTGRLPTIFHDVTVPPPPPQQRDSTPPERIVLPLPTPTGTPALTADPKTERVTVPTPRTLPPTQTSLTELPEWTESSLVSLVRIEPVYPQRAANQRIEGTVVVSFDVGADGLVSDPVIVSSSHPVFNNAALSAVAKFRYQPRVIDGTPVPTSGVQTLFRFELKD
- a CDS encoding efflux RND transporter periplasmic adaptor subunit; the encoded protein is MKLLTRLILLSAFLHSTLTAAAIPVTVGPLAEQLLDLEVRAPAMVVPANQAVITAQVTGLIEAVEQDVGASVKQGDVLIRLDSDDAQLALDRARAELQALDAQIEQAAARLKRGEDLIESSFISDDDLLDRRTTLAVLRANRAAQELGIRSAQLALSRTRISAPYDATVVARAAQVGSLAQPGTPLLTLVQTSAREVDADIDPRYAADLPNAQDLRLESQGRSWPLGLARLAGVIDAAARTQKGRFSFAGPPAAIGTSGEVVWKVATGLLPVPLIVQRDGQLGVFVADGTTARFVALPDAQEGRPASADLPPATLLVIRGQSRLQDGDKLQIDRL
- a CDS encoding NAD(P)/FAD-dependent oxidoreductase, whose protein sequence is MDSNSVSYKVSSTWERPADPPHSLPADADIVIIGGGIVGVSTAWFLARQGVRVVLCEKGHIAGEQSGRNWGWVRQQGRDPRELPMMMESRRIWLDLEEQIGEEVGLKQCGCLFMARNAEQLEELESWLPIAKEHGLDTRIISGSTLDEQVSYASQQWRGAIYTASDCRAEPHKAAPAIARGAVREGATVLTHCAVRGIESEAGAVSAVVTEHGRIRTRVVLCAAGAWTSMFCRSLGISVPQLRVRGTVARTAPAPELLQGCMFDEKIGIRRRQDGGYTVAHGSILDHGITPSTLRYASKFIPALRQEFKVLRLSIGRDFWQELRTPKRWSLDAPSPFENTRVLNPAPNAAVLREIKSNLAETFPALADVELIESWAGMVETSPDVVPVMGESETFPGFHIATGFSGHGFGIGPGAGKTLAAMLTGGQTDIDLSHFRLGRFFDGSPIEPMSTV
- a CDS encoding cytochrome P450; translation: MNLANSNSQQAPGPEGVVSINVEPASLKTLRDLQARYGNVVEFEAPGDRRGMFINDPACVRRLLVRHHPKYRKGRGFERVEMLLGNGLIVSDGDVWRRSRTMIQPAFSRQNVHQLEALMIDCTKHKLAAWQSVAAAGEVLNVTQEMSDFALELILRAIFSDDYETRILSGGENPFAFLSQDATRDLSVVLKLRQLRELLLDIIASRRAGHASNSYDFLSMYLTAVDKQGQAFSDRELLDELMTLIVAGYETSAGTLNWAWYLLAHHPEAADKLQAEAAAYGTAFEGAADDPALTGLNWSQQVLDETLRLYPPVWLFSRRSLESDEIEGYAIPANADVYLSPFILQRSSEFWSDPDSFKPERFGPDGPYQKGDRPFFPFSLGPRRCLGEYFSFLEMKIHLGMLSQQFRLLPVTEQHPGLDLGINLRSLSDIQLKPELRH